One Peribacillus simplex NBRC 15720 = DSM 1321 genomic region harbors:
- a CDS encoding SIMPL domain-containing protein, translated as MNQEYNAPNRDYYRNDEHTLKVSGSETLQAAPDQATITLGVITEDVDPQKAQQANSQAIANVIAALKSAGIPEDRLKTSDYRIDPQYDYIDGKELFKNYKVQHIIQAQTTDIEKIGSIIDTAVRSGANSITSIRFSLSNPDAYYNQALSLALKNAYEKALSMARTLGISLNPVPNKVEELSETATPMLYQTSTFSKMASTPIQPGELNITASVRVEYTY; from the coding sequence ATGAATCAAGAATACAATGCACCCAATAGGGATTATTACCGAAACGATGAACATACATTGAAAGTTTCCGGCTCAGAGACGCTTCAGGCCGCTCCCGATCAAGCCACAATCACCCTTGGAGTCATAACAGAGGATGTGGACCCGCAAAAGGCCCAGCAAGCCAATTCCCAAGCAATCGCAAATGTCATCGCAGCACTTAAATCCGCAGGCATTCCCGAAGATCGATTGAAAACGAGTGATTACAGAATCGATCCACAATATGATTATATTGACGGAAAGGAATTGTTCAAGAACTACAAAGTCCAGCACATCATCCAGGCCCAAACGACCGACATCGAGAAAATAGGCAGCATAATCGACACTGCCGTCAGAAGCGGCGCCAATTCAATCACCAGCATCCGCTTCTCCTTATCCAATCCAGATGCATACTATAACCAGGCACTTTCTCTCGCTTTAAAAAATGCATACGAAAAAGCACTTTCCATGGCTCGAACGCTAGGAATCTCATTGAACCCAGTCCCTAATAAGGTTGAAGAGTTATCTGAAACGGCAACTCCAATGCTTTACCAAACAAGTACCTTTTCAAAAATGGCTTCTACCCCGATTCAGCCTGGTGAATTGAACATCACTGCCTCAGTAAGGGTGGAGTACACGTACTAG
- a CDS encoding FAD-dependent oxidoreductase has translation MTEKNTDLPRFPEPYWRSALTFPSFSKLDTDITTDVLIVGGGITGITSAYLLAKQGVKVTLIEAGEILTGTTGHTTAKITAQHGLIYDQLITDHGKEKAKLYYEANAEGMKLIKDLVEEHSIECNLTAQDAYVYANTDEYKSKIQNELKAYQKLGIRGDYAENIPFSIPCKAAVIMKDQAQFHPLKYLTALISTILESGGTIYERTTAMKIEDGDPPTVLTDTGHSIKSNQVIVASHFPFNDETGLYFARVHVNRSYVLGIKTEQEYPGGMFYSADSPTRSLRYTELDNGEKLILVGGDGHKTGQGISMIEHYEALKDFSSQYFDVKDIPYRWSAQDIVTPDNIPFVGPVTANHQNVLIATGYAKWGMTNGSIAAKILTDRILQRDNRYAELYDPARLKGVKNMVQDNADVAKHLIKGKLAVIHKTPEDLGNDEGAIVKVNGDKAGCYRDHDGQLHIVDSTCTHMGCEVAWNSGDRTWDCPCHGSRYSIVGEVLNGPAVEPLKKIR, from the coding sequence ATGACTGAAAAAAATACAGACCTTCCCCGATTTCCGGAACCCTATTGGCGCAGTGCGTTAACTTTCCCTTCTTTTTCTAAACTAGATACAGATATAACCACTGATGTCTTAATAGTAGGCGGCGGAATTACTGGAATCACATCTGCTTATCTACTAGCTAAACAAGGTGTTAAAGTCACACTGATTGAAGCAGGCGAAATCCTTACTGGAACGACAGGACACACTACAGCAAAAATCACGGCCCAGCATGGCTTGATTTATGACCAGTTGATCACTGACCATGGTAAAGAGAAGGCCAAACTTTATTATGAAGCCAATGCAGAGGGCATGAAGCTAATCAAAGACTTGGTAGAAGAACATTCCATTGAATGTAATTTGACTGCACAGGATGCCTATGTCTACGCAAATACGGATGAATATAAAAGCAAAATTCAAAATGAACTGAAAGCCTATCAAAAACTCGGCATTCGGGGGGATTATGCAGAGAATATCCCTTTCTCCATTCCTTGTAAAGCTGCTGTGATAATGAAAGATCAAGCACAGTTTCACCCGTTAAAATACTTAACTGCTCTCATTTCGACAATTCTCGAAAGTGGAGGCACCATTTATGAACGGACAACAGCAATGAAGATTGAAGACGGCGATCCGCCGACCGTTCTGACGGATACTGGACATTCAATCAAAAGCAATCAGGTAATCGTTGCCTCCCACTTCCCCTTTAACGATGAAACGGGCTTATACTTTGCCCGTGTTCATGTAAATAGGTCCTATGTGCTTGGTATCAAGACTGAACAGGAATATCCAGGCGGGATGTTTTACAGTGCAGACAGCCCTACCCGCTCCCTTCGCTATACGGAATTGGACAATGGGGAAAAACTTATACTTGTTGGCGGAGATGGCCATAAAACAGGCCAGGGAATCTCGATGATCGAGCATTATGAAGCACTGAAGGACTTCAGTTCCCAGTATTTCGATGTGAAGGACATCCCCTATCGCTGGTCGGCACAGGATATCGTGACACCGGATAATATCCCCTTCGTCGGTCCAGTGACAGCCAACCATCAAAACGTCCTGATAGCTACCGGCTATGCTAAATGGGGAATGACGAATGGATCGATTGCCGCCAAGATCTTAACTGACCGGATTTTACAAAGAGATAACCGGTATGCGGAATTATATGACCCTGCCCGTCTAAAAGGCGTGAAAAATATGGTCCAAGATAATGCTGATGTGGCGAAGCATCTGATCAAAGGTAAATTGGCCGTCATTCATAAAACGCCGGAAGACTTAGGAAATGATGAAGGAGCAATCGTGAAGGTGAATGGAGACAAAGCTGGGTGTTACCGTGATCATGATGGCCAGCTTCATATTGTCGACTCCACATGTACTCACATGGGATGCGAAGTTGCCTGGAATAGCGGCGACCGTACCTGGGACTGTCCATGCCACGGCTCCCGCTACTCTATCGTTGGTGAAGTTTTAAATGGCCCTGCTGTCGAACCATTGAAAAAAATACGCTAA
- the purU gene encoding formyltetrahydrofolate deformylase — MSNFVQEQLQEFREKNQDRGRLIIKCPDQPGIVSTVTAFLKEYDANIVELSQYSMNPEGGTFFTRIEFDCPGLNDKAADMQLAFQEVSTAFSMQWTFNHVSNLKRTAIFVSKEPHCLLELLWEWQSGDLLADISLVISNHEDTRQIVESMGIPFYYIPANKDIRKEVETKQLGLLEEFKVDLIVLARYMQILTPDFVAAHPNRIINIHHSFLPAFIGARPYERAYDRGVKLIGATSHYVTNDLDEGPIIEQDIERVDHRDSAGDMKKVGRSAERRVLARAVKWHLEDRVLVHENKTVVF, encoded by the coding sequence GTGAGCAACTTTGTGCAAGAGCAGTTACAGGAATTTCGCGAAAAAAATCAAGATAGAGGCCGCTTAATTATAAAATGTCCGGACCAGCCAGGGATTGTTTCGACAGTTACGGCCTTTCTTAAAGAATATGATGCAAATATTGTTGAATTGAGTCAGTATTCGATGAATCCTGAGGGCGGTACCTTTTTCACCAGGATCGAGTTCGATTGTCCAGGATTGAATGACAAGGCAGCGGATATGCAACTTGCATTCCAGGAAGTTTCGACAGCATTCTCGATGCAATGGACATTTAATCATGTGAGTAATCTGAAGAGGACGGCAATCTTCGTTTCGAAAGAACCGCATTGCCTTCTGGAATTGCTATGGGAGTGGCAAAGTGGGGATTTATTGGCTGATATTTCACTGGTCATCAGTAATCATGAGGATACGAGGCAAATTGTCGAATCGATGGGCATCCCGTTTTATTACATTCCTGCAAATAAGGATATACGTAAGGAAGTGGAGACAAAACAGCTTGGACTTCTGGAAGAATTCAAAGTGGATCTTATTGTATTAGCTAGGTATATGCAGATATTGACGCCGGACTTCGTAGCGGCCCATCCGAACAGAATCATCAATATACATCATTCATTTTTACCTGCATTCATTGGTGCCCGTCCTTATGAAAGAGCTTATGACAGAGGTGTTAAGCTGATTGGGGCGACTTCCCATTATGTGACGAATGATTTGGATGAAGGTCCGATCATCGAGCAGGATATTGAACGTGTGGACCATCGTGATTCTGCTGGGGATATGAAGAAAGTCGGTCGTTCAGCTGAACGCAGGGTGCTGGCACGTGCTGTTAAATGGCATTTGGAGGACCGCGTCCTTGTTCATGAAAATAAAACGGTAGTCTTTTAA
- a CDS encoding amino acid ABC transporter permease: MPSFSHFFDTLFSSSDVFIRAMLLTLELTVVSILVGIVIGLLFALLKISNIKILAWISDTYVFLVRGTPLIVQIFILYFGISNLFLLPDFWAASLALAFHNGAYISEILRGTIQSIDKGQMEAGRSLGMSNSLALRRIILPQAFRRALPPLGNQFIIGLKDSSLAAFISMNELFNVATTLGSNNFDEMTYLLIVAVYYLILVAFLTIIVNLFEKKLSISDR; the protein is encoded by the coding sequence TTGCCAAGTTTTTCACATTTTTTTGATACATTATTTAGCTCCTCGGACGTATTCATCCGAGCCATGCTCCTCACATTGGAACTGACGGTAGTCTCCATATTAGTAGGAATCGTCATCGGGTTGCTATTTGCACTTTTAAAAATATCCAATATAAAAATTCTTGCATGGATTTCAGATACATATGTATTCCTTGTGCGGGGAACACCGCTTATCGTACAGATATTCATACTCTATTTCGGTATCAGCAATCTCTTCTTACTGCCGGACTTCTGGGCGGCGTCACTTGCCCTGGCCTTCCATAATGGAGCTTATATCTCTGAAATTTTACGTGGTACGATCCAATCCATCGACAAAGGCCAAATGGAAGCCGGACGCTCCCTAGGCATGAGCAATTCGCTCGCATTAAGAAGGATCATCCTACCTCAAGCCTTCCGTCGCGCATTGCCGCCGCTAGGCAACCAATTCATCATCGGGCTGAAGGATTCATCACTGGCCGCCTTCATATCCATGAATGAGCTGTTTAACGTGGCGACTACATTAGGTTCGAATAATTTCGATGAAATGACTTATTTATTGATTGTAGCGGTCTATTACTTGATTCTAGTGGCATTCCTGACCATTATCGTCAATTTATTCGAAAAGAAACTTTCCATTAGTGATCGATAG
- a CDS encoding ParM/StbA family protein — protein sequence MSSRIAAVDVGNDAIKAIFGKLESELYIPNVIAKDIEDRPVIGIEELNEKNPLEGIHIRVHSPALQDNNAIYRVGNLATKSDNPTELDLGSSKSEEDQTLVMLFAALALDAAKLGDNDTFKKVNNVVEANYTLGTGLPLREVKEGKDVGYRSKLLGSVHQVEFLITPKYQGMKVNIKFDEVKVYPEGFAAYINLVMDKDLNIINRELIDRRILIQDIGGLSTDIAVIKNRKVDDDKAQGFNLGVAEALESIREEIRKKHGVELDSRRDVVEIITKKNDRNHIMVRGSRTSVHDIVDRILGELAKKQYRHLRNVWQKNSQTEICYFVGGGSIVLKDYLKTLNQNFDGYNIDFFEDERESVWMMANAYYKLISDYNRRNSKEQNQSQQKKKEQRTGSIK from the coding sequence ATGAGTTCTAGAATCGCAGCAGTAGACGTAGGAAATGATGCTATCAAAGCTATTTTTGGAAAGCTAGAGTCTGAACTATATATACCAAATGTCATTGCAAAAGACATAGAGGACCGTCCGGTCATTGGGATTGAGGAACTTAATGAAAAAAACCCATTGGAAGGGATTCATATTAGGGTCCATTCACCGGCTCTGCAAGACAATAATGCGATTTATCGCGTTGGGAACTTGGCGACAAAAAGTGATAATCCTACAGAACTGGATTTAGGAAGCAGTAAATCGGAAGAAGATCAAACATTAGTCATGCTTTTTGCGGCTCTTGCATTAGACGCTGCCAAGTTGGGGGACAACGATACATTCAAAAAAGTGAATAACGTTGTGGAAGCCAACTATACGCTTGGAACAGGGTTGCCACTTCGGGAGGTTAAAGAAGGGAAAGACGTCGGTTACCGCTCGAAATTACTTGGTTCAGTCCACCAGGTGGAATTTTTAATTACTCCTAAATACCAAGGCATGAAGGTTAATATCAAATTCGATGAAGTGAAAGTCTATCCAGAGGGCTTCGCTGCATACATAAATTTGGTCATGGATAAAGATTTGAATATCATTAACCGTGAATTAATAGATAGAAGAATACTCATTCAGGATATCGGTGGATTATCGACGGATATCGCTGTCATTAAAAATCGTAAAGTTGACGATGACAAAGCGCAAGGATTCAACTTAGGAGTAGCTGAGGCCCTTGAATCGATTCGTGAAGAAATCAGGAAGAAACATGGTGTCGAGCTGGATAGCAGGCGCGACGTCGTTGAAATCATCACGAAGAAAAATGATCGCAATCATATTATGGTTCGCGGAAGCAGGACAAGCGTCCATGATATCGTCGACCGCATTTTAGGTGAACTGGCCAAAAAGCAATATCGTCACCTGCGCAACGTATGGCAAAAAAATTCCCAAACGGAAATCTGCTATTTTGTAGGCGGGGGATCGATTGTCCTGAAAGATTACTTGAAAACATTGAATCAAAATTTTGATGGCTACAATATAGACTTTTTCGAAGATGAACGGGAAAGCGTTTGGATGATGGCAAACGCCTATTATAAATTGATTTCGGATTATAATCGCCGGAATTCAAAGGAACAGAATCAGTCCCAGCAAAAGAAGAAAGAACAAAGAACGGGTTCTATTAAATAG
- a CDS encoding STAS domain-containing protein — translation MDKIDENLYRYILDNSSKITENWLALREKQSGSIYSMDSNEEIEKLLREQNTLTIKTVTSALLEDKTAFIDTMEQWATLVAKSRVESDTPIYEVLEALNKVRETYWAFITDYMLKDTGITKETIIRWSRLINRAFDQLNREFTEQYYLLTKERLLAQQDLINELGAPVIPIVDAIAVLPLIGEIDTYRAKEILNATPSKCISKNVTHLFIDLSGVSLLDTMVAQQIYQLISTLNLLGIQSTISGIRPEVAQTSIQLGLDFSQVSTHSTLKQALSKQGIKLYEKK, via the coding sequence ATGGATAAAATAGATGAAAATTTATATCGATATATCCTTGATAATTCATCCAAGATTACGGAAAACTGGCTGGCTTTAAGGGAAAAGCAGTCTGGATCCATCTATTCAATGGATTCTAATGAGGAAATCGAAAAGCTTCTTAGAGAACAGAATACATTGACCATCAAGACAGTGACCAGTGCTTTACTTGAAGATAAAACGGCTTTTATTGACACGATGGAGCAGTGGGCCACACTTGTCGCGAAGAGCAGGGTTGAATCGGACACTCCTATTTACGAAGTGTTGGAAGCGCTTAATAAGGTTCGGGAAACATATTGGGCCTTCATTACAGATTATATGCTAAAGGATACGGGGATAACGAAGGAGACAATCATCCGGTGGAGCCGGCTTATTAATCGTGCATTCGATCAATTGAACCGTGAGTTCACTGAGCAGTATTATCTTTTGACAAAAGAGCGTTTACTAGCTCAACAGGACCTGATTAATGAACTGGGCGCACCTGTCATTCCCATTGTTGATGCCATTGCGGTATTGCCGTTAATCGGTGAAATCGATACCTATCGGGCAAAAGAAATTTTGAATGCGACTCCAAGCAAATGCATTAGCAAAAATGTCACTCACTTATTCATCGATTTATCGGGAGTCTCCCTTTTAGATACGATGGTTGCCCAACAGATCTATCAATTGATAAGTACCCTGAACCTGTTAGGCATTCAATCGACCATTTCCGGGATTCGTCCTGAAGTGGCCCAGACATCGATTCAGTTAGGTCTTGATTTTAGTCAGGTTTCGACACATAGTACTCTTAAACAGGCCCTTTCCAAGCAAGGGATCAAACTTTACGAGAAAAAATGA
- a CDS encoding transporter substrate-binding domain-containing protein, producing MKSSVTFIVSILVVLGLLSGCAEKDQLEDGSKLINKDQFVFAASGEFKPFSYVNDDMTVTGFDIEVGDAIAKELGLEPVPKRIKFKGIVEGVKTGRADAAVASHTINEQRSKHVAFSTPYYYSGPQIFVRSDSDIKTVEDLKGKEVAASKGSTYATTAEKYTTNVKTYDSDITALKALSGGRHDAVITDFVTGKEATKEGFDIEGRQLIERSEQAIVLPNDNPQLLARINEALENLREDGTLAEISKKYFGEDITTKPE from the coding sequence ATGAAATCATCAGTTACATTCATTGTATCCATTCTGGTTGTTCTTGGACTTCTGTCCGGCTGTGCTGAAAAGGACCAGCTAGAGGATGGGAGTAAGCTGATCAATAAGGACCAGTTTGTTTTCGCTGCCTCAGGCGAATTCAAGCCATTCAGTTATGTCAATGATGACATGACCGTAACAGGATTCGATATTGAAGTCGGCGATGCAATTGCAAAGGAACTGGGCCTAGAGCCAGTACCTAAAAGGATAAAATTCAAAGGTATCGTGGAAGGTGTCAAAACCGGTCGGGCAGATGCCGCGGTTGCCAGTCATACAATTAATGAACAACGAAGTAAACATGTTGCCTTCTCGACCCCTTATTACTACTCAGGCCCACAAATTTTCGTCCGCTCAGATAGTGATATTAAAACGGTAGAAGATTTAAAGGGAAAGGAAGTTGCGGCTTCTAAAGGCTCCACATACGCAACCACAGCAGAAAAATATACAACCAATGTAAAAACCTATGACAGTGATATCACCGCCCTGAAAGCATTGAGCGGAGGACGTCATGATGCCGTCATTACAGACTTCGTAACCGGCAAGGAAGCGACCAAGGAAGGTTTCGACATCGAAGGACGGCAATTGATCGAACGAAGCGAGCAGGCCATCGTACTGCCTAACGACAACCCTCAGCTGCTTGCACGCATCAACGAAGCACTTGAAAACCTCCGGGAAGATGGAACACTTGCGGAAATCAGCAAAAAATACTTTGGTGAGGACATCACAACCAAGCCTGAATAA
- a CDS encoding YwbE family protein, which yields MNGKNRKDITPGTSVDIVLKADQRSGKLTSGTVKDILTNSSTHPHGIKVRLTDGQVGRVQVIHK from the coding sequence ATGAACGGTAAAAATCGGAAAGATATTACCCCAGGTACCTCTGTGGACATTGTACTGAAAGCAGATCAACGCAGCGGAAAACTGACAAGCGGCACTGTAAAGGATATTCTAACCAACTCCAGCACTCACCCACATGGAATTAAAGTAAGATTGACTGATGGCCAGGTTGGCAGGGTTCAAGTCATTCATAAGTAA
- a CDS encoding amino acid ABC transporter ATP-binding protein has translation MEQKEMIRIRNLNKSYGDLHVLKDIDMKVLDSDVVCLIGPSGSGKSTLLRCLNYLEKKDSGQILIEGTEVNPGTHDINKIREKVGMVFQHFYLFPHMTVLENVIEAPTHVKKVPKAQAIEEANALLAKVGLSDKADVYPSKLSGGQKQRVAIARALAMKPDILLFDEPTSALDPELVGEVLATMKELALEGMTMVVVTHEMSFAREVGDWIVFMHNGRVVESGPPKEFFTNPKEERTKEFLQTTVF, from the coding sequence ATGGAACAAAAAGAAATGATTCGCATTAGGAATTTAAATAAATCATATGGAGACCTGCATGTACTCAAAGATATTGATATGAAGGTACTGGATAGCGATGTAGTCTGTCTGATCGGACCAAGCGGTTCCGGAAAAAGCACCCTGCTCCGCTGTTTGAATTATTTAGAGAAGAAAGACAGCGGGCAAATCCTCATTGAAGGAACGGAAGTCAATCCGGGTACCCATGATATTAATAAAATCCGTGAGAAAGTCGGAATGGTTTTTCAGCATTTCTACCTCTTCCCGCATATGACAGTACTGGAAAATGTCATCGAAGCACCGACTCACGTCAAAAAGGTCCCTAAGGCTCAGGCGATTGAAGAAGCAAATGCATTGCTTGCCAAAGTCGGCTTATCAGATAAAGCGGATGTCTATCCAAGCAAGCTCTCAGGTGGGCAGAAACAGCGTGTTGCCATAGCCCGTGCCCTTGCCATGAAGCCAGATATCCTACTCTTTGATGAGCCTACCTCGGCTCTTGATCCCGAACTTGTCGGGGAGGTTCTTGCCACGATGAAGGAACTTGCCTTGGAAGGGATGACAATGGTAGTCGTTACACATGAAATGAGCTTTGCACGTGAAGTTGGGGATTGGATTGTCTTCATGCATAATGGGAGGGTTGTCGAAAGCGGCCCGCCAAAAGAATTCTTCACCAATCCAAAAGAAGAGCGGACAAAAGAATTTTTGCAAACGACAGTTTTTTGA
- a CDS encoding DUF2599 domain-containing protein — MDFTLWKIARVKLSLTLVKHGLQIVKETSFKSHVSSSREGRIKDQFICHAVNPLTIYKSPWNLEPWRPDLSLSSTYYNKCNPT; from the coding sequence ATGGACTTTACTTTGTGGAAAATAGCGAGGGTGAAATTATCTTTAACATTGGTAAAGCATGGGCTACAGATAGTGAAGGAAACTTCATTTAAATCCCATGTATCAAGTTCAAGAGAAGGAAGAATTAAAGATCAATTCATTTGTCATGCTGTAAATCCATTAACAATTTACAAATCACCTTGGAACTTAGAACCTTGGCGTCCTGATTTATCGCTTTCATCAACTTATTACAATAAATGCAATCCAACGTAA
- a CDS encoding glutamine--tRNA ligase/YqeY domain fusion protein yields the protein MENNSSNFIKNIIKDDLESGKHDHVITRFPPEPNGYLHIGHAKSIILNFGVADDFNGKTNLRFDDTNPLKEDIEFVNSIKEDVKWLGYDWDNLFFASDYFDEMYKRAVLLINKGLAYVDDLNADQIREYRGTLTEPGKDSPYRNRTAEENLELFEKMRSGEFGNGAKVLRAKIDMSSPNINLRDPVIYRISHTEHHNTGNKWCIYPMYAFAHPIEDAIEGVTHSICTLEFEDQRPLYDWIVENCEMESKPKQYEFGRLNLTNTVMSKRKLKQLVDEGFVDGWDDPRMPTVSGLRRRGYTPEAIRAFCQEIGVAKTSGVVDSQMLDHFVREDLKLKAPRTMAILNPLKVVITNYPEGEIEWLDAEVNPEVPEMGTRQIPFSREIYIEQDDFMENPPKKYFRLFPGNEVRLKHAYFIKCEEVIKDEAGNVIELRCTYDIETKSGSGFTGRKVKGTLHWVEASQAVSAEFRNYQPLILDKENDEEEEKSFLDRVNPDSVEILQGFVEPNMKDVKPQDKFQFFRHGYYNVDSKLTAADHLVFNQIVGLKSSFKL from the coding sequence TTGGAAAATAACTCTTCGAATTTTATTAAAAATATTATAAAAGATGATCTAGAGTCCGGAAAACATGATCATGTCATCACTCGCTTCCCTCCTGAGCCGAACGGATATTTACATATCGGGCATGCCAAATCAATCATTTTGAATTTTGGGGTGGCTGATGATTTCAATGGGAAAACTAACCTTCGTTTCGATGATACGAATCCATTGAAAGAGGATATTGAGTTTGTCAACTCCATTAAGGAAGATGTAAAATGGCTCGGTTACGACTGGGATAACCTTTTCTTCGCTTCCGACTATTTTGATGAAATGTATAAAAGAGCTGTGCTGCTCATCAATAAAGGACTGGCATATGTGGACGACCTTAATGCCGACCAAATCCGTGAATATCGCGGGACGCTGACTGAGCCGGGAAAAGATAGCCCCTACCGCAATAGAACCGCCGAGGAAAATCTTGAACTGTTTGAAAAGATGCGCAGCGGCGAATTCGGGAACGGCGCAAAAGTTTTGCGTGCAAAAATCGATATGAGCTCACCTAACATTAATTTGCGTGATCCCGTCATATACCGTATCTCCCATACTGAACACCATAATACCGGCAACAAATGGTGCATCTACCCAATGTATGCCTTTGCCCACCCAATTGAAGATGCCATCGAGGGAGTCACACACTCCATTTGTACGCTTGAATTCGAAGATCAACGCCCTCTTTATGACTGGATCGTTGAAAATTGTGAAATGGAAAGCAAACCAAAACAATATGAATTTGGCCGTCTTAACCTGACCAATACAGTAATGAGCAAGCGAAAACTGAAGCAGCTTGTCGATGAGGGCTTCGTGGACGGCTGGGACGACCCACGGATGCCTACTGTTTCAGGCTTGCGGAGACGCGGGTATACACCCGAAGCGATTCGTGCATTCTGCCAAGAGATAGGTGTCGCAAAAACAAGTGGTGTCGTAGACTCTCAAATGCTTGATCATTTCGTACGGGAAGACTTAAAGCTGAAGGCTCCACGGACTATGGCTATCTTAAACCCGCTTAAAGTGGTCATCACCAACTATCCGGAAGGCGAGATAGAATGGCTGGATGCTGAGGTCAATCCGGAAGTTCCGGAAATGGGCACACGCCAAATCCCGTTTTCACGTGAAATATATATCGAACAGGACGATTTCATGGAAAACCCGCCGAAAAAGTATTTCCGACTTTTCCCGGGCAATGAAGTCCGTTTGAAACATGCTTATTTCATTAAATGTGAAGAAGTGATAAAAGACGAAGCCGGTAACGTCATTGAACTTCGCTGCACATACGACATTGAAACGAAAAGCGGATCGGGCTTCACTGGCCGTAAAGTAAAAGGTACATTGCACTGGGTCGAAGCTTCACAAGCCGTTTCAGCAGAATTCCGCAACTACCAGCCTTTAATCTTGGATAAGGAAAATGATGAAGAGGAAGAAAAATCATTCTTGGACCGGGTAAACCCTGATTCTGTAGAAATTTTACAAGGATTTGTCGAGCCTAACATGAAAGATGTTAAGCCTCAGGATAAATTCCAATTCTTCAGGCATGGCTATTATAATGTTGATTCAAAACTCACTGCGGCCGATCACTTGGTCTTCAACCAAATCGTTGGGTTGAAAAGTTCATTCAAGTTATAG